A region of Pseudomonas putida DNA encodes the following proteins:
- the nuoF gene encoding NADH-quinone oxidoreductase subunit NuoF — translation MTITSFGPANRIARSAETHPLTWRLRDDGEPVWLAEYQAKNGYAAARKALSEMSQDDIVQNVKDSGLKGRGGAGFPTGVKWGLMPKDESMNIRYLLCNADEMEPNTWKDRMLMEQQPHLLVEGMLISARALKAYRGYIFLRGEYTTAAKNLNRAIDEAKAAGLLGKNILGSGFDFELFVHTGAGRYICGEETALINSLEGRRANPRSKPPFPAAVGVWGKPTCVNNVETLCNVPAIVANGNDWYKSLAREGSEDHGTKLMGFSGKVKNPGLWELPFGVTARELFEDYAGGMRDGFKLKCWQPGGAGTGFLLPEHLDAQMYAGGIAKVGTRMGTGLAMAVDDSINMVSLLRNMEEFFARESCGWCTPCRDGLPWSVKMLRALEKGQGRAEDIETLLGLVNFLGPGRTFCAHAPGAVEPLGSAIKYFRSEFEAGVAPASAADTLRPNLAKPVPSGPIVVGA, via the coding sequence ATGACCATTACTTCCTTCGGCCCGGCCAACCGCATCGCGCGCTCGGCCGAAACCCACCCGCTGACCTGGCGTCTGCGTGACGACGGCGAGCCGGTCTGGCTGGCCGAGTACCAGGCCAAGAACGGCTACGCCGCTGCCCGCAAGGCACTGAGCGAGATGTCGCAAGACGACATCGTGCAGAACGTCAAGGACTCCGGCCTCAAGGGCCGTGGCGGCGCGGGCTTCCCCACTGGCGTGAAGTGGGGCCTGATGCCCAAAGACGAATCCATGAACATCCGCTACCTGCTGTGCAATGCGGATGAAATGGAGCCGAACACCTGGAAGGACCGCATGCTGATGGAGCAACAGCCCCATCTGCTGGTCGAGGGCATGCTGATCAGCGCCCGCGCCCTCAAGGCCTACCGTGGCTACATCTTCCTGCGTGGCGAATACACCACCGCGGCGAAAAACCTCAACCGCGCCATCGACGAAGCCAAGGCCGCCGGCCTCTTGGGCAAGAACATCCTGGGCTCGGGTTTTGACTTCGAGCTGTTCGTGCACACCGGTGCCGGCCGCTACATCTGCGGTGAAGAAACCGCACTGATCAACTCGCTGGAAGGCCGCCGCGCCAACCCGCGCTCCAAGCCGCCCTTCCCTGCCGCCGTTGGCGTGTGGGGCAAGCCGACCTGCGTGAACAACGTCGAGACCCTGTGCAACGTCCCGGCCATCGTCGCCAACGGCAACGACTGGTACAAATCGCTGGCCCGCGAAGGCAGCGAGGACCACGGCACCAAGCTGATGGGCTTCTCCGGCAAGGTGAAGAACCCGGGCCTGTGGGAACTGCCGTTCGGCGTCACCGCCCGTGAGTTGTTCGAAGACTACGCCGGTGGCATGCGCGACGGCTTCAAGCTCAAGTGCTGGCAGCCAGGCGGCGCCGGTACCGGCTTCCTGCTGCCCGAGCACCTCGATGCGCAGATGTACGCCGGTGGCATCGCCAAGGTCGGCACCCGGATGGGTACTGGCCTGGCCATGGCGGTAGACGACAGCATCAACATGGTCTCGCTGCTGCGCAACATGGAAGAGTTCTTCGCCCGCGAATCGTGCGGCTGGTGCACCCCATGCCGTGACGGCCTGCCGTGGAGCGTGAAGATGCTGCGCGCACTGGAAAAAGGCCAGGGCCGCGCCGAAGACATCGAGACCCTGCTGGGTCTGGTCAACTTCCTCGGCCCAGGCCGCACCTTCTGTGCTCACGCACCGGGTGCCGTCGAGCCATTGGGCAGTGCCATCAAATACTTCCGCTCCGAATTCGAGGCCGGTGTCGCCCCAGCCAGTGCTGCCGACACCCTGCGCCCGAACCTGGCCAAGCCAGTGCCGAGCGGGCCGATCGTGGTCGGCGCATAA
- the nuoI gene encoding NADH-quinone oxidoreductase subunit NuoI — MFKYIGDIVKGTGTQLRSLAMVFSHGFRKRDTLQYPEEAVYLPPRYRGRIVLTRDPDGEERCVACNLCAVACPVGCISLQKAETEDGRWYPEFFRINFSRCIFCGLCEEACPTTAIQLTPDFEMAEFKRQDLVYEKEDLLISGPGKNPDYNFYRVAGMAIAGKPKGSAQNEAEPINVKSLLP, encoded by the coding sequence ATGTTCAAGTATATCGGCGACATCGTTAAGGGCACCGGCACACAGCTGCGCAGCCTGGCCATGGTGTTCTCCCACGGGTTCCGCAAGCGCGACACCCTGCAGTACCCCGAAGAAGCTGTGTACCTGCCGCCGCGCTACCGCGGCCGCATCGTCCTCACCCGCGACCCCGATGGCGAGGAGCGCTGCGTAGCGTGCAACCTCTGCGCGGTGGCCTGCCCGGTTGGCTGCATCTCGCTGCAGAAAGCCGAGACCGAGGACGGGCGTTGGTACCCTGAGTTCTTCCGCATCAACTTCTCGCGCTGCATCTTCTGCGGCCTGTGCGAAGAGGCGTGCCCGACCACCGCGATCCAGCTGACTCCGGATTTCGAAATGGCCGAGTTCAAGCGTCAGGACCTGGTGTACGAGAAAGAAGATCTGCTGATCTCCGGCCCCGGCAAGAACCCTGACTACAACTTCTACCGTGTTGCGGGTATGGCAATCGCTGGCAAGCCGAAAGGCTCTGCACAGAACGAAGCCGAGCCGATCAACGTGAAGAGCTTGCTCCCATAA
- the nuoJ gene encoding NADH-quinone oxidoreductase subunit J, whose translation MEFAFYFASGIAVVSTLRVVTGTNPVHALLYLIISLISVAMIFFALGAPFAGALEVIAYAGAIMVLFVFVVMMLNLGPASVAQERGWLKPGIWAGPVILAALLLLELLYVLFVTPSGAAISGTTVDAKAVGISLFGPYLLVVELASMLLLAAAVTAFHLGRVEAKE comes from the coding sequence ATGGAATTCGCTTTCTACTTCGCATCCGGGATCGCCGTGGTCTCCACCCTTCGTGTGGTGACCGGCACCAACCCCGTGCACGCCCTGCTCTACCTGATCATTTCGCTGATTTCCGTGGCAATGATCTTCTTCGCCCTGGGCGCGCCGTTCGCCGGCGCCCTGGAAGTGATCGCCTACGCCGGCGCCATCATGGTGCTGTTCGTGTTCGTGGTGATGATGCTCAACCTCGGGCCGGCTTCGGTCGCCCAGGAGCGCGGCTGGCTGAAGCCTGGCATCTGGGCCGGGCCGGTGATCCTCGCCGCCCTGCTGCTGCTGGAGCTGCTGTACGTGCTGTTCGTCACGCCAAGTGGCGCAGCCATCAGCGGTACCACCGTGGACGCCAAGGCCGTGGGCATCAGCCTGTTCGGCCCGTACCTGCTGGTGGTCGAACTGGCTTCGATGCTGCTGCTTGCTGCAGCCGTCACCGCCTTCCACCTGGGCCGCGTTGAGGCGAAGGAGTAA
- the nuoE gene encoding NADH-quinone oxidoreductase subunit NuoE encodes MNSTLIQTDRFALSETERSAIEHEMHHYEDPRAASIEALKIVQKERGWVPDGAIHAIGEVLGIPASDVEGVATFYSQIFRQPVGRHIIRVCDSMVCYIGGHESVVSQIQSELGIGLGQTTADGRFTLLPVCCLGNCDKAPALMIDDDTFGDVQPAGVTKLLEGYV; translated from the coding sequence ATGAACAGCACGCTTATCCAGACAGACCGTTTCGCCCTGAGCGAAACCGAGCGCTCGGCCATCGAGCACGAGATGCATCACTACGAGGACCCGCGCGCGGCGTCCATCGAAGCCTTGAAGATCGTCCAGAAGGAACGTGGCTGGGTGCCGGACGGCGCCATCCATGCCATCGGCGAAGTGCTGGGCATCCCTGCCAGCGACGTCGAGGGCGTGGCCACCTTCTACAGCCAGATCTTCCGCCAGCCGGTTGGCCGCCACATCATCCGTGTGTGCGACAGCATGGTCTGCTACATCGGCGGCCACGAGTCGGTGGTCAGCCAGATCCAGAGCGAACTGGGCATCGGCCTCGGCCAGACCACCGCTGACGGGCGCTTCACCCTGCTGCCGGTGTGCTGCCTGGGCAACTGCGACAAGGCCCCGGCGCTGATGATCGACGACGACACCTTTGGCGACGTGCAGCCTGCTGGCGTTACCAAACTGCTGGAGGGTTACGTATGA
- the nuoM gene encoding NADH-quinone oxidoreductase subunit M: protein MILPWLILIPFIGGFLCWLGERFGATLPRWIALLTMSLLLGIGLYLWGTGDYTLAPAPGAEPAWALEYKVEWIKRFGISIHLALDGLSLLMILLTGLLGVLSVLCSWKEIQRHVGFFHLNLMWILGGVVGVFLALDLFLFFFFWEMMLVPMYFLIALWGHSSADGKKTRIYAATKFFIFTQASGLIMLVAILGLVLVNYNTTGVLTFNYSDLLKAELPAGVEYVLMLGFFIAFAVKLPVVPFHSWLPDAHAQAPTAGSVDLAGILLKTAAYGLLRFALPLFPNASAEFAPIAMTLGLIGIFYGAFLAFAQSDIKRLIAFSSVSHMGFVLIGIYSGSQQALQGAVIQMLAHGLSAAALFILSGQLYERLHTRDMRQMGGLWHRIAYLPAISLFFAAASLGLPGTGNFVGEFLILIGSFASVPWITVIATTGLVFGSVYSLIMIHRAYFGPSKSDTVLAGMDGRELIMVLGLAVLLIVLGVYPQPFLDTSAATMSGVQQWLGSAFTQLASAR, encoded by the coding sequence ATGATTTTGCCTTGGCTGATCCTGATCCCCTTCATCGGCGGCTTCCTGTGCTGGCTGGGTGAGCGCTTCGGCGCCACCCTGCCGCGCTGGATCGCGCTGCTGACCATGTCCCTGCTGCTCGGCATCGGCCTATACCTGTGGGGCACCGGCGACTACACCCTGGCCCCTGCTCCGGGCGCCGAACCTGCCTGGGCACTCGAATACAAAGTCGAGTGGATCAAGCGCTTCGGCATCAGCATCCACCTGGCCCTCGACGGCCTGTCGCTGCTGATGATCCTGCTCACCGGCCTGCTTGGTGTGCTCTCGGTACTGTGCTCCTGGAAAGAGATCCAGCGCCACGTCGGCTTCTTCCACCTCAACCTGATGTGGATCCTCGGCGGCGTGGTCGGTGTGTTCCTGGCCCTGGACCTGTTCCTGTTCTTCTTCTTCTGGGAAATGATGCTGGTGCCGATGTATTTCCTCATCGCGCTCTGGGGTCACAGCTCCGCAGACGGCAAGAAGACCCGGATCTACGCGGCGACCAAGTTCTTCATCTTCACCCAGGCCAGCGGCCTGATCATGCTGGTGGCGATCCTTGGCCTGGTGCTGGTCAACTACAACACCACCGGCGTGCTCACCTTCAACTACAGCGACCTGCTCAAGGCCGAACTGCCGGCTGGCGTCGAATACGTGCTGATGCTGGGCTTCTTCATCGCCTTCGCGGTCAAGCTGCCGGTGGTGCCGTTCCACTCCTGGCTGCCTGATGCACACGCCCAGGCACCGACCGCAGGTTCCGTGGACCTGGCGGGCATCTTGCTGAAGACGGCGGCCTACGGCCTGCTGCGCTTCGCCCTGCCGCTGTTCCCGAACGCCTCGGCCGAGTTTGCGCCGATCGCTATGACTCTGGGCCTGATCGGTATCTTCTACGGGGCCTTCCTGGCCTTCGCGCAGTCCGATATCAAGCGCCTGATCGCCTTCTCCAGCGTTTCGCACATGGGCTTCGTGCTGATCGGTATCTACTCCGGCAGCCAGCAAGCTCTGCAAGGCGCGGTGATCCAGATGCTGGCCCACGGCCTGTCGGCTGCCGCGCTGTTCATCCTGTCCGGCCAGCTGTACGAGCGCCTGCACACCCGTGACATGCGTCAAATGGGTGGCCTGTGGCACCGCATCGCCTACCTGCCGGCGATCAGCCTGTTCTTCGCCGCCGCCTCCCTGGGCCTGCCAGGTACCGGCAACTTCGTCGGCGAGTTCCTGATCCTGATCGGCAGCTTCGCCAGCGTGCCATGGATCACCGTGATCGCCACCACCGGCCTGGTCTTCGGCTCGGTCTACTCGCTGATCATGATCCACCGCGCCTACTTCGGCCCAAGCAAGAGCGACACCGTGCTGGCCGGCATGGACGGCCGCGAGCTGATCATGGTGCTGGGCCTGGCGGTGCTGCTGATCGTGCTTGGTGTGTACCCGCAGCCGTTCCTCGACACTTCTGCCGCCACCATGAGCGGTGTGCAGCAGTGGCTTGGTTCCGCTTTCACTCAACTCGCTTCGGCCCGGTAA
- the nuoG gene encoding NADH-quinone oxidoreductase subunit NuoG — protein MATIHVDGKALEVNGADNLLQACLSLGLDIPYFCWHPALGSVGACRQCAVKQYTDENDTRGRIVMSCMTPASDGTWISIEDDESKAFRASVVEWLMTNHPHDCPVCEEGGHCHLQDMTVMTGHNERRYRFTKRTHQNQDLGPFIAHEMNRCIACYRCVRYYKDYAGGTDLGVYGAHDNVYFGRVEDGVLESEFSGNLTEVCPTGVFTDKTHSERYNRKWDMQFAPSICHGCSSGCNISPGERYGELRRIENRFNGSVNQYFLCDRGRFGYGYVNRTDRPRQPRLADGTKLSLDAALDKAADLLRGRTIVGIGSPRASLESNYGLRELVGVDYFYSGMEAGELARVRLALNVLNNSPLPVPTLRDIEDHDAVFVLGEDLTQTAARVALSVRQATKGKAEAMAEAMKVQPWLDAAVKNIGQHALYPLFIASLAETKLDDVAEECVHAAPADLARIGFAVAHAIDPSAPAVAGLDDEALALAKRIADALVAAKRPLVIAGTSLADPALIEAAANIAKALKLREKNGSLSLVVPEANSLGMAMLGGESVDAALDAVISGKADAIVVLENDLYTRVPAAKVDAALAAAKVVIVADHSHTATLERAHLVLPAASFAEGDGTLVSQEGRAQRFFQVFDPQYLDSSILVHEGWRWMHALRATLLNKPVDWTQLDHVTSACAEAAPQLAGIVNAAPSAAFRIKGMKLAREPLRYSGRTAMRANISVHEPRTPQDKDTAFAFSMEGYSGSVEPRQQVPFAWSPGWNSPQAWNKFQDEVGGHLRAGDPGVRLIESQGDRLNWFNAIPGAFNPARGTWTAVPFFHLFGSEESSSRAAPVQERIQPAYVALAKSEADRLGVNEGALLSLNVAGVALRLPLRINEELGAGLVALPKGLAGIPPAIFGASVEGLQEAAQ, from the coding sequence ATGGCCACTATCCACGTAGACGGCAAAGCGCTCGAAGTCAACGGTGCAGACAACCTGTTACAGGCCTGTCTGTCGCTCGGCCTCGACATCCCTTATTTCTGCTGGCACCCGGCGCTTGGTAGCGTTGGCGCCTGCCGGCAGTGCGCGGTCAAGCAGTACACCGACGAGAACGACACCCGTGGTCGTATCGTCATGTCCTGCATGACCCCTGCCTCCGACGGCACCTGGATCTCCATCGAAGATGACGAGTCCAAGGCGTTTCGCGCCAGCGTCGTCGAATGGCTGATGACCAACCACCCGCACGACTGCCCGGTGTGCGAGGAAGGCGGTCACTGCCACCTGCAAGACATGACGGTAATGACCGGCCACAACGAGCGCCGCTACCGTTTCACCAAGCGTACCCACCAGAACCAGGACCTCGGCCCGTTCATCGCCCACGAGATGAACCGCTGCATCGCCTGCTACCGCTGCGTGCGCTACTACAAGGACTACGCAGGCGGCACCGACCTGGGTGTCTACGGCGCCCACGACAACGTGTACTTCGGCCGCGTTGAAGACGGCGTGCTGGAAAGCGAGTTCTCCGGCAACCTGACCGAGGTCTGCCCGACCGGCGTATTCACCGACAAGACCCACTCCGAGCGCTACAACCGCAAGTGGGACATGCAGTTCGCCCCGAGCATCTGCCACGGCTGCTCCAGTGGCTGCAACATCAGCCCGGGCGAGCGCTACGGTGAACTGCGCCGCATCGAAAACCGCTTCAACGGCTCGGTCAACCAGTACTTCCTGTGCGACCGCGGCCGCTTCGGTTACGGCTACGTCAACCGCACCGACCGCCCACGTCAGCCACGCCTGGCCGACGGCACCAAGCTGAGCCTGGACGCCGCCCTGGACAAGGCCGCCGACCTGCTGCGCGGCCGCACCATCGTCGGTATCGGCTCGCCACGCGCCAGCCTCGAAAGCAACTACGGCCTGCGTGAGCTGGTCGGCGTCGACTACTTCTATTCGGGTATGGAAGCGGGCGAGCTGGCCCGTGTGCGCCTGGCCCTGAACGTGCTGAACAACAGCCCGCTGCCGGTGCCGACCCTGCGCGACATCGAAGACCACGACGCTGTGTTCGTGCTCGGTGAAGACCTGACCCAGACCGCCGCCCGCGTTGCCCTGTCCGTACGCCAAGCCACCAAAGGCAAGGCCGAGGCCATGGCCGAAGCGATGAAAGTGCAGCCTTGGCTGGACGCCGCCGTGAAGAACATCGGCCAGCATGCGCTGTACCCGCTGTTCATCGCCAGCCTGGCTGAAACCAAGCTGGATGACGTCGCTGAAGAATGCGTACACGCAGCCCCGGCAGACCTTGCCCGTATCGGTTTCGCCGTGGCCCACGCCATCGACCCGAGCGCGCCAGCAGTAGCCGGCCTGGACGATGAAGCCCTGGCCCTGGCCAAGCGCATCGCCGACGCCCTGGTCGCGGCCAAGCGCCCACTGGTCATCGCCGGTACGTCGCTGGCTGACCCTGCGCTGATCGAAGCCGCGGCCAACATCGCCAAGGCACTGAAGCTGCGCGAGAAGAACGGTTCGCTGAGCCTGGTTGTGCCTGAAGCCAACAGCCTCGGCATGGCGATGCTGGGCGGTGAGTCCGTCGATGCTGCGCTGGACGCGGTCATCAGCGGCAAGGCCGATGCCATCGTCGTGCTGGAAAACGACCTGTACACCCGCGTACCGGCCGCCAAGGTCGATGCCGCCCTGGCTGCAGCCAAGGTCGTGATCGTCGCCGATCACTCCCACACCGCGACCCTCGAACGCGCCCACCTGGTGCTGCCGGCTGCTTCGTTCGCCGAAGGCGACGGCACCCTGGTCAGCCAGGAAGGCCGTGCCCAGCGCTTCTTCCAGGTATTCGACCCGCAGTACCTGGACAGCAGCATCCTGGTCCACGAAGGCTGGCGCTGGATGCATGCCCTGCGTGCCACCCTGCTGAACAAGCCGGTCGACTGGACCCAGCTGGACCACGTCACCAGCGCCTGCGCCGAAGCCGCCCCGCAACTGGCCGGCATCGTCAACGCCGCACCAAGCGCCGCGTTCCGCATCAAGGGCATGAAGCTGGCCCGTGAGCCGCTGCGCTACTCCGGCCGCACCGCCATGCGCGCCAATATCAGCGTGCACGAGCCACGGACCCCGCAAGACAAGGACACCGCGTTCGCCTTCTCGATGGAAGGCTACTCGGGCTCCGTCGAACCGCGCCAGCAGGTGCCGTTCGCCTGGTCGCCGGGCTGGAACTCGCCGCAAGCCTGGAACAAGTTCCAGGACGAAGTCGGTGGCCACCTGCGTGCCGGCGACCCAGGCGTGCGCCTGATCGAATCGCAAGGCGACCGCCTGAACTGGTTCAACGCCATTCCGGGCGCTTTCAACCCGGCCCGTGGAACCTGGACCGCAGTACCGTTCTTCCACCTGTTCGGCAGCGAAGAAAGCTCCTCGCGCGCCGCCCCGGTGCAAGAGCGCATTCAGCCTGCCTACGTGGCCCTGGCCAAGTCCGAAGCCGACCGCCTGGGCGTCAACGAAGGCGCACTGCTGAGCCTGAACGTCGCCGGTGTGGCCCTGCGCCTGCCGCTGCGCATCAATGAAGAGCTGGGCGCTGGCCTGGTCGCGCTGCCGAAAGGCCTGGCCGGCATTCCGCCTGCCATCTTCGGTGCATCCGTCGAAGGCCTGCAGGAGGCAGCACAATGA
- the nuoK gene encoding NADH-quinone oxidoreductase subunit NuoK, with translation MGAIPLEHGLAVAGILFCLGLVGLMVRRNILFVLMSLEVMMNASALAFIVAGARWVQPDGQVMFILVISLAAAEASIGLAILLQLYRRFHTLDIDAASEMRG, from the coding sequence ATGGGTGCTATCCCTCTCGAGCATGGTCTGGCGGTCGCCGGCATCCTGTTCTGCTTAGGTCTGGTTGGCCTGATGGTCCGCCGCAACATCCTCTTCGTACTCATGAGCCTGGAAGTCATGATGAACGCCTCTGCCCTGGCGTTCATCGTCGCCGGTGCCCGTTGGGTCCAACCCGACGGCCAGGTGATGTTCATTCTGGTGATCAGCCTGGCAGCCGCCGAGGCCAGTATTGGCCTGGCCATCCTGCTGCAGCTGTATCGCCGCTTCCACACTCTCGACATCGATGCTGCCAGTGAGATGCGCGGATGA
- the nuoH gene encoding NADH-quinone oxidoreductase subunit NuoH — protein MSWFTPEVIDVIIQVVKAIVVLLAVVVCGALLSFVERRLLGWWQDRYGPNRVGPFGMFQIAADMLKMFFKEDWNPPFVDRMIFTLAPVVAMSALLIGFSIIPITPGWGVADLNIGLLFFFAMAGLSVYAVLFAGWSSNNKYALLGSLRASAQTVSYEVFLGLALMGVVVQVGSFNMRDIVEYQAQNLWFIIPQFFGFCTFFIAGVAVTHRHPFDQPEAEQELADGYHIEYAGMKWGMFFVGEYIGIILISALLVTLFFGGWHGPFGILPQVPFLWFALKTAFFIMLFILLRASIPRPRYDQVMDFSWKFCLPLTLINLLVTAAIVLYNTPAVAAQ, from the coding sequence ATGAGCTGGTTCACCCCCGAAGTGATCGATGTGATCATCCAGGTCGTAAAGGCTATCGTGGTGCTGCTGGCCGTCGTCGTCTGCGGTGCGCTGCTCAGCTTTGTCGAGCGCCGCCTGCTGGGCTGGTGGCAGGACCGCTACGGTCCTAACCGTGTCGGCCCGTTCGGCATGTTCCAGATCGCCGCCGACATGCTGAAGATGTTCTTCAAGGAAGACTGGAACCCACCCTTCGTCGACCGCATGATCTTCACCCTGGCGCCGGTCGTGGCCATGAGCGCCCTGCTGATCGGCTTTTCGATCATCCCGATCACACCGGGCTGGGGCGTCGCCGACCTGAACATCGGCCTGCTGTTCTTCTTCGCCATGGCCGGCCTGTCGGTGTACGCCGTGCTGTTCGCCGGCTGGTCGTCGAACAACAAGTACGCCCTGCTGGGCAGCCTGCGGGCTTCGGCACAGACCGTGTCGTACGAAGTGTTCCTGGGCTTGGCGCTGATGGGTGTGGTGGTACAGGTGGGCTCGTTCAACATGCGCGACATCGTTGAATACCAGGCCCAGAACCTGTGGTTCATCATTCCGCAGTTCTTCGGCTTCTGCACCTTCTTCATTGCTGGCGTCGCCGTGACTCACCGTCACCCGTTCGACCAGCCGGAAGCGGAACAGGAACTGGCCGACGGCTACCACATCGAGTATGCCGGCATGAAATGGGGCATGTTCTTCGTCGGTGAGTACATCGGCATCATCCTCATCTCGGCGCTGCTGGTGACCCTGTTCTTCGGCGGCTGGCACGGTCCGTTCGGCATCCTGCCGCAAGTACCGTTCCTGTGGTTCGCGCTGAAGACCGCGTTCTTCATCATGCTGTTCATCCTGCTGCGCGCCTCGATCCCGCGCCCGCGCTATGACCAGGTGATGGACTTCAGCTGGAAGTTCTGCCTGCCGCTGACCCTGATCAATTTGCTGGTGACCGCTGCGATCGTGCTTTACAACACGCCAGCCGTCGCGGCCCAGTGA
- the nuoL gene encoding NADH-quinone oxidoreductase subunit L, which yields MNLIFLTFVFPLIGFLLLSFSRGRFSENLSALIGVGSVGLSAATAAYVIWQFNVAPPEGGAYSQLLWQWMSVDGFAPNFTLYVDGLSVTMLGVVTGVGFLIHLFASWYMRGEAGYSRFFSYTNLFIASMLFLVLGDNLLFIYFGWEGVGLCSYLLIGFYYSNRNNGNAALKAFIVTRIGDVFMAIGLFILFAQLGTLNVQELLVLAPQKFQAGDTWMVLATLMLLGGAVGKSAQLPLQTWLADAMAGPTPVSALIHAATMVTAGVYLIARTNGLFLLAPDILHLVGVVGGVTLVLAGFAALVQTDIKRILAYSTMSQIGYMFLALGVGAWDAAIFHLMTHAFFKALLFLASGAVIVACHHEQNIFKMGGLWKKLPLAYASFVVGGAALAALPIVTVGFYSKDEILWEAFASGNTGLLYAGLVGAFMTSLYTFRLIFIAFHGEAKTEAHAGHGISHWLPLGVLIVLSTFVGAWITPPLAGVLPESAGHAGGDAKHSLEIASGAIAIAGILLSALLFLGKRRFVSAIANSGIGRVLSAWWFAAWGFDWIYDKLFVKPYLLICHILRKDPVDRSIGLIPRMARGGHVAMSKTETGQLRWYTASIAVGAVLVLGAVVVAAV from the coding sequence ATGAACCTTATCTTCCTGACTTTCGTCTTCCCCCTGATCGGCTTTTTGCTGCTGTCGTTCTCGCGCGGGCGGTTCTCGGAGAACCTGTCCGCCCTGATCGGCGTCGGCTCGGTCGGCCTCTCGGCTGCGACAGCCGCCTACGTCATCTGGCAGTTCAACGTCGCCCCGCCTGAAGGCGGCGCGTACAGCCAGCTGCTGTGGCAGTGGATGTCGGTGGACGGCTTTGCGCCGAACTTCACCCTGTACGTGGATGGCCTTTCGGTCACCATGCTCGGCGTGGTCACCGGCGTAGGCTTCCTGATCCACCTGTTCGCGTCCTGGTACATGCGTGGCGAAGCCGGTTACTCGCGCTTCTTCTCGTACACCAACTTATTCATCGCCAGCATGCTGTTCCTGGTGCTGGGCGATAACCTGCTGTTCATCTACTTCGGCTGGGAAGGCGTGGGCCTGTGCTCGTACCTGTTGATCGGTTTCTATTACAGCAACCGCAACAACGGCAACGCGGCACTCAAGGCCTTCATCGTCACCCGTATCGGCGACGTGTTCATGGCCATCGGCCTGTTCATCCTGTTCGCCCAGCTGGGTACCCTGAACGTGCAGGAACTGCTGGTGCTGGCACCGCAGAAATTCCAGGCGGGTGACACCTGGATGGTCCTGGCGACCCTGATGCTGCTGGGTGGCGCGGTCGGTAAATCGGCCCAGCTGCCGCTGCAGACCTGGCTGGCCGACGCAATGGCGGGCCCGACCCCGGTTTCGGCACTGATCCACGCCGCAACCATGGTGACCGCGGGCGTGTACCTGATTGCCCGTACCAATGGCCTGTTCCTGCTGGCGCCGGACATTCTGCACCTGGTCGGCGTGGTCGGCGGTGTGACCCTGGTGCTGGCCGGCTTTGCCGCGCTGGTACAGACCGACATCAAGCGTATCCTCGCCTACTCGACCATGAGCCAGATCGGCTACATGTTCCTGGCCCTGGGCGTCGGTGCCTGGGACGCGGCGATCTTCCACCTGATGACCCACGCCTTCTTCAAGGCCCTGCTGTTCCTTGCTTCCGGTGCGGTGATCGTTGCCTGCCACCACGAGCAGAACATCTTCAAGATGGGCGGCCTGTGGAAGAAACTGCCGCTGGCCTATGCCAGCTTCGTGGTCGGTGGCGCCGCCCTGGCTGCCCTGCCGATCGTGACCGTGGGTTTCTACTCCAAGGACGAGATCCTCTGGGAAGCCTTCGCCAGCGGCAACACCGGCTTGCTGTACGCCGGCCTGGTGGGCGCGTTCATGACCTCGCTGTACACCTTCCGCCTGATCTTCATCGCCTTCCACGGCGAAGCCAAGACCGAAGCCCACGCCGGCCACGGCATCAGCCACTGGCTGCCACTGGGCGTGCTGATCGTGCTGTCGACCTTCGTCGGCGCCTGGATCACCCCGCCGCTGGCAGGTGTGTTGCCGGAAAGCGCAGGCCACGCCGGTGGTGACGCCAAGCACTCGCTGGAGATCGCCTCGGGCGCCATCGCCATCGCTGGTATCCTGCTGTCGGCCCTGCTGTTCCTGGGCAAGCGCCGCTTCGTCAGCGCGATTGCCAACAGCGGCATCGGCCGTGTCCTGTCGGCCTGGTGGTTCGCCGCCTGGGGCTTCGACTGGATCTACGACAAGCTCTTCGTCAAACCTTACCTGCTGATCTGCCACATCCTGCGCAAGGACCCGGTTGACCGCAGCATCGGCCTGATCCCTCGGATGGCCCGTGGCGGCCACGTCGCCATGAGCAAGACCGAGACCGGCCAGCTGCGTTGGTACACCGCCTCGATCGCCGTCGGCGCCGTGCTGGTGCTCGGTGCTGTGGTAGTGGCCGCGGTATGA